One genomic region from Drosophila busckii strain San Diego stock center, stock number 13000-0081.31 chromosome 3R, ASM1175060v1, whole genome shotgun sequence encodes:
- the LOC108603797 gene encoding iron-sulfur cluster assembly 2 homolog, mitochondrial: MAYILRQLAKPSFSRSVLGSVRLASKDAAPAAAAVTNAEMKLNVSDSCLKRLHEICKDGSFLRVTVEGGGCSGFQYKFDLDSKLNPDDLTFGDEQGKVVIDTMSLEYCTGSTVDYHSELIRAGFRMVANPLAEQGCSCGSSFSIKL; this comes from the exons ATGGCTTACATATTGCGTCAGCTGGCTAAGCCCTCGTTTAGCAG AAGTGTCTTGGGCTCAGTGCGTCTAGCCAGCAAAGATGCAgcgccggctgctgctgctgttaccaACGCAGAAATGAAGCTAAACGTAAGCGACAGCTGCTTGAAACGTTTGCATGAAATTTGTAAAGATGGTTCGTTCCTACGTGTAACCGTCGAGGGCGGAGGTTGCTCTGGATTTCAATACAAATTCGATCTGGACAGCAAACTTAACCCAGATGATTTGACATTTGGTGATGAGCAAGGCAAGGTGGTGATCGATACAATGTCACTGGAATATTGCACGGGGTCAACTGTGGACTATCATAGCGAACTAATACGAGCAGGTTTTCGTATGGTTGCTAATCCGCTGGCAGAGCAGGGCTGCTCCTGTGGTTCGTCGTTctcaataaaattgtaa
- the LOC108603796 gene encoding protein phosphatase 1 regulatory subunit 21 produces the protein MAEKMASMDGTVPEAKYQKLASEYSKLRAQAQVLKKAVIDEQAKEGNLREQLQQSATALRRTEQEVDSLGFRNKQLESRVSQLQQELTVYEQARKKEPSRRGLLGGSRQEPEAPSTNAAQEALIFEELQKKIMENAQLTSLIDDKQRDLDLHTERIAALEQKLEKRTSDQNELEKRLRKELETLQHRNCELETKVVDAASMLGSEDALSATGSDSTPLHHMQPSQHQLLTNAAASLSADERIALLEKEVAHWRAQYEVSKLSMNLNSNSNSNNTDLSNASSACSCSTAAAGVTVKPCCPDSKSNLRARDSMQEAAEPPSKEQLIYSLFSKKYEDLLRLKAEAESRTRSFEQEVEHLQICLENASQELKDKDEQQSSLGCALQMLEEELTTTRFNYEEQISVLTEQVINLSDQLAASK, from the exons ATGGCGGAGAAAATGGCCAGCATGGATGGAACAGTGCCGGAAGCCAAGTATCAGAAACTGGCAAGCGAATATTCAAAG CTGCGGGCTCAAGCTCAAGTGCTGAAGAAAGCGGTGATAGATGAACAGGCCAAGGAAGGGAATCTGCGAGAGCAATTACAACAGAGTGCAACCGCGCTGAGGCGCACAGAGCAAGAAGTCGATTCGCTGGGCTTTCGAAATAAGCAGCTAGAGTCACGGGTTTCACAGTTGCAGCAAGAGCTGACGGTGTACGAACAGGCGCGCAAGAAGGAGCCAAGCAGACGTGGGCTGTTGGGTGGCAGCAGGCAGGAGCCAGAGGCACCGAGCACAAATGCAGCACAGGAAGCGCTTATTTTTGAAGAgttacaaaagaaaattatggAAAATGCCCAACTGACATCATTG ATCGATGACAAGCAACGCGACTTGGACCTGCACACGGAACGCATAGCGGCGCTGGAGCAGAAGCTAGAGAAACGCACTAGTGATCAGAATGAACTCGAAAAACGTTTGCGCAAGGAGTTGGAAACGTTGCAGCACAGAAATTGTGAATTGGAGACAAAAGTGGTCGATGCAGCTAGCATG TTGGGCAGTGAGGATGCTCTGAGCGCCACCGGCAGCGACAGCACGCCACTGCATCATATGCAACCGTCACAACACCAGCTACTTACAAATGCCGCTGCGTCGCTCTCAGCTGACGAGCGCATTGCATTGCTGGAGAAGGAGGTGGCTCACTGGCGTGCGCAGTACGAGGTGTCAAAGCTTAGCATGAACCTCAACTCAAATTCGAATAGCAATAATACGGATCTCAGCAATGCCAGCAGTGCGTGCAGTTgcagcactgctgctgccggcgtcACTGTCAAACCCTGCTGCCCGGACAGCAAAAGCAATCTGCGCGCACGCGACTCCATGCAAGAGGCAGCAGAGCCGCCAAGCAAAGAGCAGCTAATCTACAGCCTTTTCAGCAAAAAGTATGAGGATTTGTTGCGGCTTAAAGCGGAAGCTGAGTCACGAACGCGTTCTTTTGAGCAAGAGGTGgaacatttgcaaatttgccTGGAGAATGCCTCGCAGGAACTGAAAGATAAGGACGAACAGCAGTCCAGCCTGGGCTGTGCACTACAAATGCTCGAGGAAGAACTG ACCACAACACGCTTTAACTATGAGGAACAGATTAGCGTTCTCACGGAACAAGTGATTAACTTAAGCGATCAATTGGCTGCCAGCAAATGA
- the LOC108602128 gene encoding protein takeout produces MLKQSAILLLLLIAVIAQKATAQNVTSAQDLPDNFLKCKRDANFDKCLVDAVNQAIQLLKTGNKEFGIPPLEPLSVKKLVIDAGNAPITLRQALKNVKVHDMISTSKIQRYRTDLDKHLIICDSKTDRIEMIGEYEMSGRILLLPITGHGKSNITLVNTKIEHRLIGEPFEKDGVKYMRLKEYRVAMEPKRVYLRFENLFNDKTLSEGMNRFLNENWETVFNELKVGYAKSFGLVFRELSNKIFEKVPFDNIFLS; encoded by the exons ATGTTAAAACAGTCGGcgattttattgctgctgctaatcgCAGTGATTGCGCAGAAGGCGACAGCGCAAAATGTAACGTCCGCACAAGATTTGC CCGACAACTTCCTCAAGTGCAAACGCGATGCGAACTTTGACAAATGTCTGGTGGATGCAGTAAATCAAGCCATACAGTTGCTCAAAACTG GCAACAAAGAATTCGGTATTCCACCATTAGAGCCGCTGTCCGTGAAGAAACTCGTTATAGATGCCGGCAATGCGCCCATCACACTTCGTCAAGCCTTGAAAAACGTCAAGGTGCACGATATGATCTCCACCAGCAAAATACAACGTTATAG AACTGACTTGGATAAGCATCTGATTATCTGTGATAGCAAAACCGATCGCATTGAAATGATTGGCGAGTACGAAATGTCTGGtcgcattttgttgctgcccatTACTGGCCATGGCAAGTCCAACATTACTTTGGTTAATACCAAAATTGAGCATCGTTTAATTGGCGAACCCTTCGAGAAGGATGGTGTCAAGTATATGCGTCTGAAGGAATATCGCGTTGCCATGGAGCCTAAGCGTGTTTATCTGCGTTTCGAAAACCTTTTCAATGACAAGACCTTGTCGGAAGGCATGAATCGTTTCCTCAATGAGAACTGGGAGACAGTGTTCAACGAGCTTAAGGTAGGCTATGCCAAGAGCTTTGGTCTCGTCTTCCGCGAGCTCtccaataaaatatttgaaaaggTACCGTTTGACAATATATTCCTAAGTTAG
- the LOC108601531 gene encoding uncharacterized protein LOC108601531 — MQRCYCGHSAGAGAGILKSSRPMEATSRPRSELQSVTSSSRLSMQPTQFVKRPHLKSNKELGLGMGLGHSSSALNRNFSRRSSVATTVSHCSSCCSSCAPQQRRESRVKVLSWGGVGVGSHASNNNSHCDHTDNRRLYEQRACAAAQGQVQVQGSSSSNSSHTATPSTGNKTELQRLLGLQQFRLSNSSDCFSKQHQDELRLQRAYDKLSSSATQLKWQKQQANELQQHTKGTMPYALRQKLLQLRLQEEQASGKDFVPLIAPLERSCALRFN, encoded by the coding sequence ATGCAGCGTTGCTATTGCGGCCacagcgctggcgctggcgctggcatcTTGAAATCAAGCAGACCCATGGAGGCGACGTCACGGCCACGTAGTGAACTTCAATCAGTGACATCATCGTCCAGGCTAAGCATGCAGCCTACGCAGTTTGTCAAGCGGCCGCATCTGAAGAGCAACAAGGAACTGGGCTTGGGCATGGGTCTGGGTCACTCCAGCAGCGCACTAAATCGCAATTTCAGTCGTCGCAGCTCTGTGGCCACCACTGTAAGTcattgctccagctgctgcagctcctgtGCGCCACAGCAGCGACGCGAAAGTCGTGTCAAGGTGCTAAGCTGGGGCGGCGTAGGTGTTGGCAGTCACgcgagcaacaataacagccaTTGCGACCACACAGACAATCGGCGTCTCTATGAGCAACGCGCCTGCGCAGCAGCTCAAGGTCAGGTTCAGGttcaaggcagcagcagcagtaacagcagccacacagccacgcccagcacAGGCAATAAAACTGAGCTGCAGCGTCTGCTTGGACTGCAGCAATTCCGtttgagcaacagcagcgactgctTCAGCAAGCAGCATCAGGATGAGCTGCGTCTGCAGCGCGCCTATGATAAGCTCAGCTCCAGCGCAACACAGCTCAAGTGGCAGAAGCAGCAGGCAaatgagctgcagcaacatACAAAGGGCACCATGCCCTATGCGCTGCgccaaaagctgctgcagttgcgccTGCAGGAGGAGCAGGCAAGCGGCAAGGACTTTGTACCTCTGATTGCGCCCTTGGAACGCAGCTGCGCGCTTagatttaattaa
- the LOC108602127 gene encoding serine/threonine-protein phosphatase alpha-1 isoform, whose translation MSDIDSIISRLLEVRGARPGKNVQLSESEIRSLCLKSREIFLSQPILLELEAPLKICGDIHGQYYDLLRLFEYGGFPPESNYLFLGDYVDRGKQSLETICLLLAYKIKYSENFFLLRGNHECASINRIYGFYDECKRRYTIKLWKTFTDCFNCLPVAAIVDEKIFCCHGGLSPDLSSMEQIRRIMRPTDVPDQGLLCDLLWSDPDKDTMGWGENDRGVSFTFGAEVVGKFLQKHEFDLICRAHQVVEDGYEFFAKRQLVTLFSAPNYCGEFDNAGAMMSVDDTLMCSFQILKPADKRRFVYPNFGSSGRPLTPPRGANNKNKKK comes from the exons ATGTCCGACATTGACAGCATAATCTCGCGCCTGCTGGAAG TGCGCGGCGCACGTCCAGGCAAAAATGTGCAACTGTCAGAGAGTGAAATACGCAGTTTATGTTTGAAATCGCGTGAAATATTCCTATCACAGCCTATactgctggagctggaggcGCCACTAAAGATCTGCGGTGATATACATGGACAATACTACGACTTATTGCGTCTATTCGAATACGGTGGCTTTCCGCCAGAATCGAACTATCTATTCCTGGGCGACTATGTGGATCGCGGCAAGCAGTCGCTGGAGACGATATGTCTGCTCTTGGCatacaaaatcaaatattcagagaatttctttttgctgcgcGGCAATCACGAATGTGCCAGCATCAATCGCATCTATGG TTTTTATGATGAGTGCAAACGTCGTTATACCATCAAGCTGTGGAAAACATTTACGGATTGCTTCAACTGCCTGCCCGTGGCTGCCATTGTGGATGAGAAAATCTTTTGCTGTCACGGCGGTCTGAGTCCCGATTTATCATCCATGGAGCAAATACGACGCATTATGCGGCCCACAGATGTGCCCGATCAGGGTCTGTTATGCGATCTGTTGTGGTCCGATCCAGACAAGGATACCATGGGCTGGGGTGAGAACGATCGTGGCGTTAGCTTCACATTTGGCGCAGAG GTTGTGGGTAAATTTCTACAGAAGCACGAATTCGACCTCATATGTCGTGCTCATCAGGTTGTGGAAGATGGTTACGAGTTCTTTGCCAAACGTCAGCTAGTTACGCTATTCTCAGCACCCAACTATTGCGGTGAATTCGACAATGCGG GTGCCATGATGTCTGTGGATGATACATTAATGTGCTCCTTCCAGATATTAAAGCCCGCAGATAAGCGACGATTTGTTTATCCCAACTTTGGCAGCTCAGGGCGTCCCTTAACACCCCCACGCGGCgccaacaataagaataagaaGAAATAA
- the LOC108601530 gene encoding zinc finger protein DZIP1L — MGYKGNFPQLMRAAGFKLRQYRDGPLDWRQMGSYEVDRILREQNFELVDEALQHLSEAPLGTVLEAHILDSGIAKYFIMSQYAIQYLLCCRTYLDESVGELSEAHATAQQEIANLRHSLSESNNEVVQLHKRITQIEAIREVVYPCHLCTKNFISNEALNIHITRKHHVGAPTGVATVVARDKDNDVQLINTIKMELEIKQLKERLNAAERNIKERSSGSKQQSVSQSQSRQDQATATISMRNVAIQSNLAEYKEKDELNIGQDSDASERKEVLNGLVERLSSFEAWQAQLKASNDQFIEDINERLEGLTHALELTKRHAEKKETAITHVDPQERVSTPCLEDLERILSEKVAEIGKVSADKLEEVVNHLELDYKEKLEALERELRRLNMPKEQATSSSASKIPKPLPKKSETSMERIKRQVENEFLQSTRDDDTYSIELPQQEQSTPMQSTSKPSTSKQSTPMQSTSKPSLIQVQELTNGSSSSNSHPTFTKPAAEPKPKAKPSVSQIDTQETTDISQSLSEEEEEEEVAEEEDAEEQGSEPLTSEPEREVFRLPKIKPTSSSSKSSPKSLPPLTRKDARKMVNSKLNPHGFNIKTKHITNASLKRINVDLMQHRNKMKLQYPNFYATRNRIRKFVEKLCTTKPTRAQELLKHKEPLQPMEVPKNEANLLATTEDDGITSEDDQLSATSEQSHSSSPLPQADFKAHLEQMLAKPVARLPVRPSTSRLQSQQAKPVPQPRKRVMFSGKSFEDDELEIK; from the exons ATGGGCTACAAGGGCAACTTTCCGCAACTAATGCGCGCGGCGGGCTTCAAGCTGCGCCAATATCGCGATGGGCCGCTGGATTGGCGTCAAATGG GCTCCTATGAGGTGGATCGCATACTGCGCGAGCAAAACTTTGAGCTGGTTGATGAGGCACTGCAGCATTTATCGGAGGCGCCGCTGGGCACAGTGCTGGAGGCGCACATATTGGACAGCGGCATTGCCAAATACTTTATAATGTCGCAGTATGCCATACAGTACTTGCTTTGCTGTCGCACTTACCTGGACGAAAGCGTTGGAGAGCTGAGTGAGGCACATGCCACAGCACAGCAGGAGATAGCAAATCTACGTCATTCGCTGAGCGAGTCCAACAATGAAGTAGTGCAGCTGCATAAGAGAATCACACAGATCGAGGCTATACGAGAAGTAGTCTATCCTTGCCATTTGTGCACCAAGAACTTCATTAGCAACGAGGCCTTGAATATTCACATAACTCGCAAGCATCATGTGGGTGCGCCCACGGGCGTGGCAACCGTAGTGGCCAGGGACAAGGACAACGACGTGCAGCTAATCAACACCATTAAAATGGAGCTGgaaattaagcagcttaaggAACGTCTCAATGCCGCTGAGCGTAATATCAAGGAGCGCAGCAGCGGCTCCAAACAGCAATCAGTATCGCAATCGCAGTCACGACAGGATCAGGCTACTGCTACCATTAGCATGCGTAATGTTGCTATACAAAGTAATCTGGCCGAGTACAAGGAGAAGGATGAGTTGAACATTGGGCAAGACAGCGACGCTAGTGAACGCAAAGAGGTGCTCAACGGGCTAGTGGAACGTCTTAGCAGCTTTGAAGCCTGGCAGGCACAGCTCAAAGCGAGCAATGACCAGTTCATTGAGGACATCAATGAAAGACTTGAAGGCCTGACACATGCGCTGGAGTTAACCAAGCGTCATGCGGAAAAAAAGGAAACAGCAATAACACATGTTGATCCGCAGGAGCGCGTGAGCACGCCTTGCCTGGAAGATCTAGAGCGCATACTTAGCGAAAAGGTGGCAGAGATTGGCAAAGTGAGCGCCGACAAGTTGGAAGAGGTGGTTAACCATCTGGAGTTGGACTACAAAGAGAAACTTGAAGCTCTCGAGCGTGAGTTGAGACGTCTTAACATGCCCAAGGAGCAAGCCACCAGTTCTAGCGCATCAAAAATACCCAAGCCTTTGCCAAAGAAGTCGGAAACAAGCATGGAACGCATCAAGCGGCAGGTGGAGAATGAGTTTCTGCAGTCTACACGCGATGATGATACCTATTCCATTGAGCTGCCACAGCAGGAGCAGTCAACACCCATGCAATCCACTTCCAAGCCGTCGACATCCAAGCAGTCAACCCCCATGCAGTCCACATCCAAGCCATCACTTATACAAGTGCAAGAGCTAACCAATGGCAGTAGTAGCTCCAATAGTCATCCAACTTTCACCAAGCCCGCTGCAGAGCCCAAGCCCAAAGCCAAGCCCAGTGTTAGCCAAATAGATACTCAGGAAACGACCGACATTAGTCAGAGCCTCAGCGaagaagaggaggaggaggaggtgGCTGAAGAGGAGGACGCCGAGGAGCAGGGTAGCGAGCCGCTGACCTCTGAGCCTGAGCGCGAAGTTTTTAGGCTGCCAAAAATTAAAccgaccagcagcagcagcaa AAGCTCACCGAAATCGCTACCTCCGTTGACACGCAAGGATGCACGCAAAATGGTCAACTCCAAGTTGAATCCACATGGCTTCAACATCAAAACCAAGCACATAACCAATGCCTCACTCAAGCGCATAAATGTGGATTTAATGCAGCATCGCAACAAAATGAAGCTG caatatCCAAATTTCTATGCCACACGCAATCGCATACGCAAATTTGTAGAGAAACTATGCACCACCAAGCCAACACGCGCTCAGGAGCTATTGAAGCATAAGGAGCCGCTGCAACCCATGGAAGTTCCTAAAAATGAAGCCAACTTGCTGGCCACTACCGAAGATGATGGTATCACATCAGAAGATGACCAACTTAGTGCCACTAGTGAGCAGTCGCACAGCTCAAGTCCGCTGCCACAAGCTGACTTCAAGGCGCATTTGGAGCAGATGTTGGCCAAGCCAGTGGCGCGTCTGCCAGTCAGGCCAAGCACTTCACGATTGCAGTCGCAACAAGCAAAGCCAGTACCGCAGCCACGCAAGCGGGTTATGTTCAGTGGCAAGAGTTTTGAAGACGATGAAttagaaatcaaataa